In Bos indicus x Bos taurus breed Angus x Brahman F1 hybrid chromosome 21, Bos_hybrid_MaternalHap_v2.0, whole genome shotgun sequence, one DNA window encodes the following:
- the LOC113879831 gene encoding uncharacterized protein LOC113879831 — translation MRVSGRARRCPCGLGRRRWVLQSPGTSHPEERPLHPGPRCSPRPRHCPSAPWVGVFRASAGSPGRPPTHRPLGPREAQVSSACPPDCWPFWRICFCSSGQPAPPRVSGFRDIGHLAPTTPCAGLLLGLHLPLGQACSTPTVSLLVAEGRAPLTTGLVSAAAQTLPLPGRPSQDPPQ, via the exons ATGCGCGTTTCAGGCAGAG cCAGGCGATGCCCCTGCGGCCTGGGGCGGCGGCGTTGGGTGCTGCAGAGCCCGGGAACTTCCCACCCAGAGGAAAGGCCGCTTCATCCCGGACCCCGCTGTTCTCCGCGCCCCCGGCACTGCCCATCAGCACCGTGGGTAGGGGTCTTTAG AGCCTCTGCGGGCAGCCCAGGGAGACCACCAACCCATAGGCCCTTGGGCCCCAGGGAGGCTCAGGTGAGCAGCGCTTGTCCTCCGGACTGTTGGCCGTTCTGGCGGATCTGCTTCTGTTCCTCGGGCCAGCCGGCTCCACCCCGCGTCTCTGGATTCCGGGACATCGGACATCTGGCTCCCACCACGCCTTGTGCAG GCCTTCTCCTCGGCCTGCACCTCCCTCTGGGTCAGGCCTGCTCCACCCCCACCGTCTCCCTCCTCGTGGCCGAGGGCCGGGCACCTCTCACTACTGGTCTTGTGTCAGCTGCTGCCCAGACTCTGCCTCTCCCAGGCCGGCCCAGCCAGGATCCTCCGCAGTGA
- the DIO3 gene encoding thyroxine 5-deiodinase — protein MSRQAAPRWVVGEGRGTLGGAATMLRSLLLHSLRLCSQTASCLVLFPRFLGTAFMLWLLDFLCIRKHLLGRRRRGQPEIEVELNSDGEEVPPDDPPVCVSDDNRLCTLASLRAVWHGQKLDFFKQAHEGGPAPNSEVVLPDGFQNQHILDYARGNRPLVLNFGSCTUPPFMARMSAFQRLVTKYQRDVDFLIIYIEEAHPSDGWVTTDSPYSIPQHRSLEDRVSAARVLQQGAPECALVLDTMTNSSSSAYGAYFERLYIIQSGTIMYQGGRGPDGYQVSEVRTWLERYDEQLHGPQPRRV, from the coding sequence ATGTCTCGCCAGGCTGCCCCGCGGTGGGTGGTGGGGGAAGGTAGGGGGACTTTGGGGGGCGCCGCCACCATGCTGCGCTCCCTGCTGCTTCACTCCCTGAGGCTCTGCTCCCAGACGGCCTCGTGCCTCGTGCTCTTCCCGCGCTTCCTGGGCACGGCCTTCATGCTCTGGCTGCTAGACTTCCTGTGCATCCGTAAGCATTTACTGGGCCGTCGACGCCGGGGTCAGCCGGAAATCGAAGTGGAGCTCAACAGCGATGGCGAGGAGGTGCCCCCCGACGACCCGCCTGTCTGCGTGTCCGACGACAACCGCCTGTGCACCTTGGCGTCGCTGAGGGCCGTCTGGCACGGCCAGAAGTTGGATTTCTTCAAGCAGGCGCATGAAGGCGGGCCGGCGCCCAACTCTGAGGTGGTCCTGCCCGACGGCTTCCAGAACCAGCACATCCTCGACTACGCCCGAGGAAACCGTCCGCTGGTGCTCAACTTCGGCAGCTGCACCTGACCACCGTTCATGGCGCGCATGAGCGCCTTCCAGCGCCTGGTCACCAAGTATCAGCGCGACGTCGACTTCCTCATCATCTACATCGAGGAAGCTCACCCTTCCGACGGCTGGGTCACCACAGACTCTCCCTACAGCATCCCGCAGCACCGAAGCCTGGAGGACCGGGTCAGCGCCGCGCGCGTACTGCAGCAAGGGGCTCCAGAATGCGCTCTCGTGCTCGACACGATGACCAACTCCAGCAGCTCGGCCTACGGTGCCTACTTCGAGCGCCTCTACATCATCCAGAGTGGCACCATTATGTACCAGGGCGGCCGCGGCCCCGACGGCTACCAGGTCTCCGAGGTGCGCACCTGGCTGGAGCGCTATGATGAGCAGCTGCACGGCCCACAGCCCCGTCGAGTGTAA